Within the Oryctolagus cuniculus chromosome 19, mOryCun1.1, whole genome shotgun sequence genome, the region GGAAGGGCGCCTCCGGCCTCGCGCGGTCCCACCGCCCGCACTCTCGTCCCGCACAGCTGCGCCGCATGCAGGAGATGTTGGAGAAGATGCAGGCCCAGATGCAGCAGAGCCAGGCTCAGGGCGAGCAGTCGGACGCTCTCTGaggacccccgccccggccctgacTTACCTCGGCTCCGCCTTCGGTCTCTCTCTCGTCCAATCCCGGGTCCTACACTGCCCAGCGCCTAAGCCCGGAGCCCCCCGCCGGCAGACCCGCCCTGGCGTCCGCTTTGTTGCGGGCTCCCGGGCCGAACGCCTGCCTCTCCCCCGGCCCGGAGttggcggccccgcccccgccccgccccgtcccccgGCGCCGCCCCTCCGGGCCCGAGCGTTCGCTGACTGAATAAAGACGgcgcgccccccaccccagcccccgccccgagCTTCCTTGCGAGCGGGAACGAGCCTCCGCGGGGCGCGAGCCCGcacgccccaccccagcccggccGCCAGACACTGCGGGGGACGCCACCCATAAGAAACAGAGACCAGCCGAATTTTATTGGGAGTCGGGGCGGGGGCTCGGGCTAGCCGGGAGCGCGGGTCAGCGGAGGCGCCAGACGCTCGCCTACTCCTGGTCCTTGGCGTCCCCGTGCGTGATGACGTAGCAGATGTTCTTGTAGTCCACGTTGCCGCCCACGTCCGGGGGGAAGGCCGCCCACATGTTCTTGATCTGCGAGAGAGACGCGGGCAGCAGCTCGCAGCGATCCCGACGCgacccctccccgcccgcccctTCGCCGCTGCGGGGCCCCTCCCTGCTCACCTCCTCCTGGGAGAAGCGGTCACACTGCGTGGTCAGCAGCTCCTCCaagctgcagggggagggggggagtgaGGAAGGCCGGGCTCACTCTGGATGCCTCCCAAACACGCCGGCCTCCCCACTTTGGCGCTTGTCCCATATTGGCTGTGAATATGTGGCCGTGTCGCCCTGTCCACGGTCCCTCCCTGCCTCTAGCAGTGCCCAGCCCTAAGTGGGACGCGAAGGCGGCCGCATGGGGGCAGCGGAAGCGGTCACTTACAACTGCTTCTTGATTGTGCCCTTTCCCTCGGGGTCCAGCACTTTGAAGGCGCCAGTGATGACATCCTCAGGGTCCGCACCTGGGCGGGGGTCAGAGGGCACATGAGCCCCGggcgtcccccacccccaccccgccacaccCAGGGAgacgcagccaggagcctggaccccgGACACTTGGCTTACCCTTGAGCTTCTCCCCGAACATGGTCAGGAAGACCGTGAAGTTGATGGGGCCGCTGGCTTCCTTCATCATGGCGTCCAGCTCCTCATTTTTCACATTGAggcggcctggggtgggggtgggaggggggcacGAGCTGGAGCAGGGTCCTGGGGCTGCCAGGGCTCTGCTTGCTCCCATCACTTTGGATCATCCCGCCCATTTCTCCAGCTTGGTAGACTGAGGCCCCAAATGGACCGCACAGGGTGGAAACCGAACCCCAGGGCCACACGGAATGCCCGGGCCCTCTGCGGGTGGGGGCAGGCGGCTCACCCATGGCTGCGAAGGTGTCCCGGAGGTCTTCCTTGTCGATGATGCCATCGCGGTTCTGATCGATGACGGTGAAGGCCTGCGGAGAGCAATGGCGTGAGGGAGTGGGGGTCCCGCAAGGCCGGGCTCCAGCACCCCCTACCCTGGGCAGATCAGATCCTGGCCCCCTGCCAGCTGTCCTCCGCCACCccacagcagggaggggaggagggaattctaaacccttcccctcccccgcccccaacagGTGCACATtccagggagggggctgtgggggggaggggcagcagaggccgTGTGTCTAGGCAGCCTTCAATCCCCCTCaccccgaccccccccccccccactcacctCCTTGAACTCCTGGATCTGAGTCTGGTCGAACATGGAGAAGACGTTGGAGCTgccgccctctgctgctgcccttCTCTTGGCCTTCTTGGGTGCCTGGGAGGTGAGGGTTGGGCAAAGGGGTCCGTGAGCGGGGCCACACACCTCTCTGTGGGGGCGAGCGATTAGATTCAGGGGTCTCTGAGTCCCTTCTGCTACAGCGCTTCTCTGGCCTGGGGCGCCTCCTCCTTGGGACTATTTTTTTTGCGGAAGGGGCTGATAGGTTGTGTCTCCCGGCTCCCCATCTGGATGCCCTAAGTCTGCATCCCTCCACCCTGCCCAAGCGGCCGATGGATCGGCGGAAGCTTCCTTCCCTTCTTGGTCCCCTGAGCTCCAACTTGCTGTTTGAACCTGATCCAACTCATTTTCCCCTGTCTGAACCTCCCCTTTCTCAAGTATAAAACGGGAGGTAGAGGGGCCCCTGGGTTGGCTACTCCCAGAAGGTGGAGGGCGGTAAGGGATGGAGTGGACCCTTGTGAGAGTGGCTGGGTCCTTTGACAGGTGACTGTCCATCTGTTCTTTTCCCCTTTAGGGACAGCTAGAGAGGGaatagtcttttttaattttttttaccttttgttGAATTAGGAACCAGCTCTTTTCTTCCAAAGGGTGAGGCTGCCCTGAGGACTAGGGGatagggcaggggcagggggcattCACACTTACCATGTCTTCGGTCTCCTGGGGGCAAGGCAGTGGCTCTTgctggagaggagcagagaggcagagtcggTGTAGGGCGCTCCCTTTGGGGTTTTATACTCTTGCCCCAGGGAGCCCTTAGCATACCAGGGTAACCTTAGCCCTGTGGGTGCCCACCCCAGATACCAAAATAGCCCAGCTCAGGGCCTCTCCTTTCTTGGAgggcccacagcagctggagccgcacagagggagggaggagggagtgggtcttgagatgtgtttcttactAGGACCAGGGCAGGAAGAGGGGTTCTTTCCTCCTACAGGGGGGGCACACACCAAGGCCCAGCGCTGAGAGAGACAAGAACCAGGATCCTGCACCTACTCCGTGTGCTGGGCCCAGATCTAAACCCCATAGAAGTGTTGTGAGCACTGGCGGCGTGCCAGGCAGTGTGCTGAGCTTTTGGGGTGCACTTCAGCAAATACACTCCCCCCCATTCCCCCACATTGTGGAGTTGGAAGTCAAGTGCAtggatgtgtctgtgtgggagggaggggcccggggTAGAGCCTAAGGGTGGAGAGAGCTATGGGTGGCAGGTGGGGGTCCAGAGAGGGTCTTCCACATCACCTATCAAGGTCAGGGGGAGTTTTGAGTAATGATGCTTCTCTTCCTCCGTGGGCCCCCGGTGTCTCcctataaaatggggatgaaATGGCCATCCCGTAGATCTCGCATTACAATTAACAAGTGGCCTGGCCCCGGTGGCGGTGGAGGTGGATTTACAGTCTTGCCccagagacagaaataaatgcataaagtgacatcccagctgttctgctcgGGGGCCCAGAAGTGGGGGCCGAGCAGCCCTGTCTTGGAGGGGGGGTATGACAATGGCTCCTTGAAGGtcaggtggaggtggaggggcaGGCCAGCTAGGCAGAGGCCATGGCGTGGACAAGGCCTGGAAAAGTCAGAGGTGTTCAGGTTGTGAGAATTGAGCCAGCGCCCAGATGCTGGAGGGCCGTAGGAGCCCCTGGGGAGCCTTGGGAAGGTTTGAACCAGGAGAAGGACATGGTCTCGTCTCTCAGGGTCCTGGGGTGGGAGGCATCCTGGCTGGCTGGGATGGCCATGGTTTCTCTCGTCATCACTCTTGGTGCTTCTGGGGTGCCCTATCTTACCCGCCAGGCCTCAACGCCCCAACTCCCTCCCTGCAGTGGGAAACGGTGGTTGAGGGAGCCCCGGGTTGGCAAggacactcctcctcctcctgctccctctagGACCTGATGTCCTGAGAAAGaggcctcctcccttccccctccttcgcCCCATGCCAATGCCTctaagacattttcttttctgagCACTGGGGCCTAGCCACCTGTTGTCTaagaagagagaaggagctgCCCTAAACTTAGCAGCTGCCTTTGGCctcctgctccagcccctcccgGCCTTGGATGGCAGCTGCCTCGCCTTATATGGTTACTGTGGGGGGTCCAGGCCCCGGAAGGGCCCACTGATTCCTGGGTGGTGGGGAGCAGGACTCCAAAAAGAGGACTGGGGGCGTGCTCAGGAAGCGGGGGCCAAGTGGAAGGTGGGGAAGTTGAAGAGGAGGAGGTCGGACTTGGAACCGAAGAGGCCAGGAGCTGCGCCTGCACTGGGACTGGGGAACTTCGAagctgcagcccccagcctcgGGAGAATTGCAGggtcagagagagaagcaggtgtTAAGGAACCCGAAGGTTGGAGCTCCTATGGTCAGGTCCTTAGGGCGTCCTGTGGGGCCTCTGGTATTGAGTTCTTAGAAGAAAATGGGGAGTAGAGATGTGGCAAAGAGGGAAGACTGATGGGACTGGGGTCCTAGCTCCCCCAAAGACTAGGGACGCAGATATGGGGTGCTCCTGGTGCTGGGGGTTCACGGACTTGGTTTCTGGGATCCAGAAGGGGTGCGGGGCAGTcagggctgagggctgggagCCTGGATTCTGGGGAGGAACCCAGGAGGATGCAGCTGCGGATTCCCGCAGGAAATGAGGGATCCAGAGGGATGGGCCGGTTAGAGGACTGGGGGGCTCTGGCTGGAGTCGCCTGGGCTTGGCGGGGCGCCGGGGCTGGAGAATTAAGGACGGTGAGAAGTCAGGCGTGATGGACCACG harbors:
- the MYL11 gene encoding myosin regulatory light chain 2, skeletal muscle isoform type 2, with the translated sequence MAPKKAKRRAAAEGGSSNVFSMFDQTQIQEFKEAFTVIDQNRDGIIDKEDLRDTFAAMGRLNVKNEELDAMMKEASGPINFTVFLTMFGEKLKGADPEDVITGAFKVLDPEGKGTIKKQFLEELLTTQCDRFSQEEIKNMWAAFPPDVGGNVDYKNICYVITHGDAKDQE